Below is a window of Variovorax sp. TBS-050B DNA.
GAGGATGGTCTCGACCTCCTCGGGGAACACGCTGTAGCCCGAGACCTTGATCATCTCCTTGAAGCGGCCGATGAAGCTGAGGTAGCCGTCGGCGTCGAGCCTGCCCATGTCGCCCGTGTGCACCCAGCCGTCGCGCAGGGTGGCGGCCGTCGCTTCGGGCTTGTTCCAGTAGCCCTTGAAGGTGCCGGGGCTGGCCAGCACGATCTCGCCGACTTCGCCGGCGGGCAGGTCGGCCTGGGTCTCGGGGTCGACGATGCGGATGGTCACGCCAGGCACGGCGACGCCCTGCGTGCCCCAGCGCGGCGCATGCTGCGGCGTGTAGGTGTCGCAGGTGTGGGTTTCGCTCAGGCCGTAGGCGGCCTCGAACGAAGTGCAGCGCGGCGCATGCGTGCGCCACTGCGCGGCCAGCGGCTCGGTGAAGGTGATGCCGAAGCTGGTGACCGGGTTGCGGCGCAGGCTCGACAGATCGAACTGCGCGATCTCGGGCACCTGCATGCAGGCCACGTTCATCGGCGCGATGCTGTACCACCAGCTCACCTTCCAGGCCTCGATCGCCTGCAGCGCGGCACGCGGATCGAAGCGGTGCAGCAGCACCGAGGCCGCCCCCGTGAGCACCGGCACGTTCACGCCCATCAGCATGCCCGCGATGTGATAGAGCGGCGCGATCGAGAGCAGCACGTCGTCGCCGGTGACGCCGTTGCAGTCGGCCGCAGCGCGCGTCTTGAAGAGCGCGTTGCCGTAGCTCAGCATCGCGCCCTTGGGCAGGCCGGTGGTGCCGGAGGTGTAGGTCATGAGCGCCACGTCGTCGAGGTCGACCGCCACCGCCTGCGGTGCCGCGCCGCTTCGCATCACGGCGAGAAAGTCTTCGCAGCCGGCGGGCACGCTGCGCGCGGCCTCGCGTTCGGCGAGCAGCTCGGCCGGCAGCGCGAGCGCGGGCTCGGCCGGCAGCAGGTCGGCGTAGTGCACCACGAACACATGTTCGAGCGCGCTCTCGGCCTGCACCTTGCGCACCACCGGCAGGAGCGGCGCGGCCGCGACGATCACGCGCGCCTTCAGATCGTTGACCTGGTAGGCGAGCTCGTGCTCCTTGTTGAGCGGACCGCTCGGGCAGACGATGGCGCCGATCTTCTGGATGCCGAAGTGCGCCACCAAATACTGCGGGCAGTTGTTGAGGAACAGCACCACGGGTTCGCCCTTCTGCACGCCCAGGGCCTGCAGCCGCGCCGCGAAGGCATCGCTCGCGCGGTCGAGCTCGGCCCAGCTCATGGCCTGCCCGTACCAGATGCAGGCGGCGCGGTCGCCGCGCTCTCGCGCATGCGCGCGCAGGTAGGCGTGCAGCGGCTGCTGCGGACGGGGCGGCAGCTCGTTCAGGCGAGCCGTTGCGGTTGTCTCCATGGCGTCACTTCCTCAGGGTTATCGATAGCGGCCCGCGCATGGCAGGCGCTTGCCAACGGTGCATGGTGCACGAACAATCCTACCCATGGGTATAACTTCGGCGACACGGCACAAACCCTCTGCGCGCAGCGACATGCCCCAGGGCACCGGCCGCCAGCGCACCGCCACGCAGGGCACCGACGTGCAGCGCGAGCGCATCCTGCAGGCGGCCACGCAGCTGTTCGCGGCGCAGGGCTACGCCAACACCACGATGGCGCAGATCGTGCGCGCGCTCGGCGTGACCAAGCCCTTCGTCTACTACTACTTCCGCGACAAGCAGGAGATCTTTGAGGTGCTCTCGTGGCGGCCCGCGGTCGACTGCTTCACCGCGCTCGACTTCGCGGCCGGCGATCCGCGCCGCGCGAGCGAGAAGGTGCTCGAAGGCATCGAGCGCCTGATCCGCGCCACCATCACGCACCATCCCGCGGCCTTCTTTCCCTACCGCGAGCCGCAGGTCTACCGGCCCGAATACATCGCGGCGCAGAAGAAGCTCGCGCACCACTTCTACGACCTGCTCTGTCCGCTGCTCGAGGAGGCGCGCCGCGACGGCGACCTCGATTTCAACGAGACCAAGATCACCGCGCTCGCCGCCTGCAGCCTGCCGGGCTTCCTCTTCAGCTGGTACCAGCCGGGCGGGCGGCTTTCGCCCGACGAGGTGGTGGCCGAGCTCACCAGGCTCGCGAGCCGCGTGATCGGCCTGCGCGTGCCGGCGGCGCGCTGAAGCGAAGAGAAGCCGCGCGTGCGGCGGCGCTGTCGCGAAAGTTTTCACAACGACATCGGAGACGGACAGACATGACACCGAAGACCGCGCGCCTCGCGCCCCTCGCCCTCACCGCCCTGCTCGGCCTTGCGGCCACCGCACAGGCCCAGCAGGCCACCTACAAGGTGGCCTACATCGATCCGCTCTCGGGCCCCTTCGCCAAGCGTGGGCGAGCTGATGCTGATGCACACGCAGTTCGCGATCGAGGAGATCAACGCGAAGGGCGGCGTGCTCGGCGGCACGAAGCTGCAGCTGCTGCAGTTCGACAGCAAGCTTTCGGCGCAGGAGAGCCAGAGCGCGCTGCAGGCGGCGATCGACCAGGGCGCGAAGGCCATCGTCACGGGCGGTTCGGGCTCGTCGGTGGTGACCGCGCTCGTGCAGTCGGTCGCGCGCTGGAACCAGCGCAACCCGGGCAAGGAGCTGATCGTTCTGAACCACTCGTCGATCGATCCCGAGATGACCGGCAAGGGCTGCAGCTTCTGGCACTTCCAGACCGAGGCCAACACCGCGATGAAGATGAAGGCGCTGGCCAACTACATCAAGAAGACGCCCGACGTGAAGAAGGTCTACCTGCTGAACCAGGACTATGCGCACGGCAAGCAGTGGGCCAGCTACGGCCGGCAGCTCGTGGGCCTGGCGCGGCCGGACGTGCAGTTCGTCGGCGAGACGCTGCATCCGATCGGCCGCGTGAAGGACTTCTCGCCCTACATCGCGAACATCCGCCAGAGCGGCGCCGACTCGGTGATCACCGGCAACTGGGGCCAGGACATGACGCTGCTGCTCAAGGCCGCGGGCGATGCGGGCCACAACCTGCGCTACTTCAACCACAGCGCGGGCTCGGTGCCCGGCACGGTGCTCGCGGTGTCGCAGGCCAAGACGGGGCAGCTCACCTGGGTCGCCGAATGGCATCCGGGCCAGGCCGGCACGCCGCGCGCGGATGCGCTCGCCAAGGCCTACAAGGCCAAGACCGGCAAGGACTTCCTCGCGCCGCGCATCGACCTCACGCCGCGCATGCTGGCCGCCGCGATCGACAAAGCCGGCAGCACCGACACGGTCAAGGTGGCGCATGCGCTGGAGGACATGCGCTTCGACTCGGTGGTGGGCCCGGTGCGCATGCGCGCCGAGGACCACCAGCTGCTGCTGCCGCAGGTGGTCAACACCATCGCGCCGGTCGATGGCAAGGCGGTCAGGACGGGCTGGGAAGGCACCGACTACGGCTTCCGCACCGACGCGGTCTACACCGGCAACGAGCTCGCCCAGGGCACGGACTGCAAGATGCAGCGGCCGGGCGGCTGACCACGGCGCGGACCCGGGTGGTCATGCCGTCTTCGCCCAGGCTTCGTACACTGGGCGCATGACCGCCAACGCTTCCACACCGTCCGACCCGTACCTCTGGCTCGAGGACATCGACGGCGACGAGCCGCTCGCCTGGGCGCGCGCGCACAACGCCAAGACCGTGCAGCGCTATGCGCAGTCGCCCGCCTTCGAGCGCATGGCCGAGGGCATCCTCGAAGTGCTCGACGCGGACGACCGCATTCCGATGGTGCGCAAGATCGGGCCGTTCTTCTACAACTTCTGGCGCGACAGGAAGAACCCGAAGGGCCTGTGGCGGCGCACCACGCTGGCCGAATACCGCAAGCCGCAGCCCGAATGGGAATGCGTGATCGATCTCGATGCGCTCGCCGAGGCCGAAGGCGAGAACTGGGTCTGGCACGGCGCCCAGTGCCTGCAGCCCGCGTACAAGCGCTGCCTGGTCTCGCTCTCGCGCGGCGGTGCCGATGCGGAAGTGGTGCGCGAGTTCGACCTCGAACACAGGCAGTTCGTGGCCGACGGCTTCGCGCTGCCCGAGGCCAAGAGCAGCGTGGCATGGAAGGACATCGACCATCTCTACGTGGCCACCGACTTCGGCCCCGGCTCGATGACCACCTCGAGCTATCCGCGCATCGTGAAGGAATGGCGGCGCGGCACGCCGCTCGAGAGCGCGGCGACGGTGTACGAGGCCGGCGCCGACGACATGATGGCCAGCGCATGGCGCGACACCACGCCGGGCTTCGAGCGCGACTTCGTCTCGCGCCAGATGGACTTCTACGACAGCGAGACCTGGCTGCGCGCGCCGGACGGCCGGCTGGCGAAGGTCGACGTGCCCGACGATGCGAACATCGACATCACGCGCGAGTGGATGCTCGTCGAGCCGCGCAGCCCCTGGACCGTGGGCGGCGCCACCTACGCGCCGGGCTCGCTGGTGGCCACCCGCTTCGACGACTACATGGCCGGCCGGCGCGAGTTGACGGTGCTGTTCGAGCCCGGCGACACCACCGCGCTCGACAGCCATTCGTGGACCCGCCACCACCTGATCCTGAACGTGATGCGCGACGTGGTGAACGAACTCGAAGTGCTCACGCCGCAGCCCGGCCAGCAGCCGTGGAAGCGCGAGCGCCTGGGCGGCGCGCCCGCGCTCTCGACCATCGCGGCCGGCGGCATCGACGAGGACGAGAACGACGACTACTTCCTCACGGTGAGCGGCTTTCTCCAGCCGACCACGCTCTACATCGGCACCATCGGGCGCGGCGAGCCCGAGCCGCTCAAGGACAGCCCGGCCTTCTTCGATGCCTCGCGCTACCGCGTGAGCCAGCATTTCGCGACCTCGAAGGACGGCACGCGCGTGCCCTATTTCGAGATCGCGCCCAAGGACCTGCGGGCCGACGGCCGCAACCCGACGCTGCAGTACGCCTACGGCGGCTTCGAGGTCTCGCTGCAGCCGAGCTACAGCGGCAGCATCGGCCGCGCCTGGCTCGATCAGGGCGGCGTCTACGTGGTCGCCAACATCCGCGGCGGCGGCGAGTACGGCCCGCGCTGGCACCAGGCCGCGCTGCAGCAGAACCGCCTGCGCACCTGCGAGGACTTCGCGGCCGTGTCCGAGCACCTGTTCGCCCGCAACATCACCTCGCCCCGGCACCTGGGCGCGATGGGTGGCAGCAACGGCGGCCTGCTGATGGGCAACATGCTCACGCTCTATCCGCAGCTCTACGGCGCGATCGTGAGCGAGGTGGCGCTGCTCGACATGCGGCGCTACACGCAGCTGTCGGCCGGCGCCTCGTGGATCGCCGAATACGGCGACCCGGAGGTGGCCGAGGAATGGGCCTGGATCCAGGCCTTCTCGCCCTACGAGAACGCGAAGCCCGGGCAGGCCTATCCGCCCGCGCTCTTCACCACCTCCACGCGCGACGACCGCGTGGGGCCGGTGCATGCGCGCAAGATGTACGCGAAGCTCGCGGCCATGGGCCATGACGTCGCGTTCTACGAGAACATGGAAGGCGGCCACAGCGCGGCGGCCGACAACAAGGCCGCGGCCTTCATGGATGCGCTGGGCTACATGTACCTCTGGCAGCACATCGGGCGAACGGCATGAACGGCACCACCCTCGAACTGATCGGCGCGCCCACCGACGTGGGCGCCAGCGTGCGCGGCGCCGGCATGGGGCCCGACGCGCTGCGCGTGGCGGGCCTGCCGGACGCGCTGGCGGCGCAGGGCTATCAGGTGATCGACCGCGGCAACCTCGCCGGGCCGGCCACGCCGTGGACGCTGCCGGCCAACGGCCTGCGCCATCTCGACGAGGTGATCGCCTGGAACCGCGCGGTCTATGCCGCGGTCGACAGCGCACTCGGCACCGGCCACCTGCCGCTGATGATGGGCGGCGACCACTGCCTCGCGATCGGCTCGATCAGCGCCGTGGCCTGGCATGCGCGCCGGCGCGGCCGCAAGCTGCGCGTGCTGTGGCTCGATGCGCACTCCGACGTCAACACCGAGACCACGAGCCCGAGCGGCAACCTGCACGGCATGCCGGTGTCGTGCCTGCTGGGCCATGGCCCCGCGGTGCTCACCGGCTGGAGCGGCGAGCGCGCCGCGATCGAGCACGACGCGATCCGCTTCATCGGCATCCGCAGCGTCGATGCCGACGAGAAGGAGGCGATCCGCACGCTCGGGCTGCATGTGTTCGACATGCGCCACATCGACGAGCACGGCATGCGCACCACCATGACCGAGGCGCTGCAGGACGTGGACGAGGACACGCACCTGCACGTGAGCTTCGACCTCGACTGCCTCGACCCCGGCATCGCGCCCGGCGTGGGCACCGGCGTGCGCGGCGGGCCGACCTACCGCGAGATGCAGCTGTGCATGGAGATGATCGCCGACACCGGCCGCCTCGGCTCGGTGGACGTGGTGGAGCTCAATCCGGCGCTCGACGTGCGCAACCAGACGGCCGAGGTGGCCGTCGAGCTGATCGAGAGCCTGTTCGGCAAGTCGACGCTGGTGCGCTGAAGACGGGCCTCAGCGCTGCATCGCCGGCAGCGCGATCGCGGCGATGATGCCGACGATGGCGATGGCCGGCAGCAGCCATGCGCCGATGATCACGCTGAGCGTGTTCGGCGGCGGCGGCGCGCCGAAGCGGTTGCTGCCCTGCGTGCCCGGCTTGAAGATCCAGATCAGCGCGACCAGCGGAATCAGCGCCAGCAGCAGCGTCCAGCCCGACCAGTCCATGTCGTGCGAGCGCTGGATGCCGGTCAGCACGTAGAACACGAGGTACGGGATCGCGAGCACCAGGGTGATGATGCTGATCGCCGCCTCGCCGCCCTTGAAACCGGTGAAGCCGATCACGCCGCCCAGCACCATGGCCGCCAGCATGAACAGCGCGTACGAATAGAACATGTACGCCAGAAAGCGCACCCGCCCGATCCGCCCCTTGGCGGACCACAGCTTCACGGGCTGCACGCCCGCGCTGTCTTCGTAGACGTCGGCCACGGTGGCGCCGGGCGCGGCGTAGGGATTGATTGCTTGCTCTGATGACATGGGCTCACTCCTCGGGGTTGGTTATGGGAAGGGATTTGAACAGTGCGACTCAAAGAAGGCCAGCCCGCTTGACGGCGTGGTAGCGGTTCACCAACGCCACCGCCAGGCCGGCGGGCTCGACGTCGACCGACAGCGGATCGTTGCCGACCACGCGCGCGAAGGCGTCGCGGCGCGACTGCTCGAACAGATGGGCCGCCGCGACCTCGACGGCATCGCTCGCCTGCGCGAGCGGCTGGCGCGCGATGCGCCCGAGCACGCGCTCGCGCAGGCTCGCGACCAGCACGAGGTGGTTGCGGCGCAGCAGCTTGACCGCGGGGCGCAGCTCGGCCGCATCCTCGTCGCGGAAGTTGGTCAGCACGATCACCAGCGCACGGCGCCGCTGCACCTGCAGCAGCCGCTGCGCCGCGAGCAGGTAGTCCGAATGCGTGGCACCGGGCTGGATGTCGTGCAGCCGGTTCATCAGCGCGTTGAGCGTGGCCGTGCCCTTGCGCGGCGCGAAGTCGCGCCGTTCGGCGAGCGGGCAGCCGAAGGTCATGGCGCCGACCTCGTCGCCCTCCTTCAGCGCCACGTAGCTCAGCAGCATCAGCGCGTTGAGCGCTTCGTCGAAATGGCTGCCGGCCTGTTCGGCGGTGCCGGTCTCGTCGGCGCGCATGCGGCGGCCGCAGTCGAGCAGGAAGAACACGCACTGGTCGCGGTCGTCCTGGTACTCGCGCACGATCGGGCGGCGATGGCGCAGCGTGGCCTTCCAGTCGATGTGCCGCAGCGAATCGCCGGTGCGGTAGTCGGCGAGCTGGCGGAAGTCGGTGCCCAGGCCGCGCTGCGCATAGGTCTTGATGCCGATCTGCGCGAGGCGCCGGTCGCCCGAGAGCCACGCATAGCGCGCGAGCGCCGCGAAGTTGGGATACACCCGCACGCGCCGCGGCGCACCGAGCGTCTGCCGCAGCTCGAAGCAGCCCGCGCGCGTGCGCCAGCGGATCTGCGTGGCGTCGAACTGCGCCACGCCGCGCAGCGTGGCGGTCGCGGTGTACTGCAGCACGCGCCGCGAGGCCGGCGGCACCGTCACCGTCTGCGGCAGGCCCTCGAACGCGAAGTGCGCATCGAGTCCGTCGAACACCGACACCTCCCAGCCATGCGCGCCCTCGTTGACGAGCGCCAGCGTCAGCACCGTCGGCACGCCGATCGAGAAGGCGCCCGGCAGCGTGCGCTCGACGCGCAGCGGCGCCGCGCGCCAGAGCCGCCAGCTGCGCCAGAGATCGAAGCCCGCGCCCGCGAGCCCGAGCACCAGCGCCACCCCGGCCGCCTGCGCCACCCGTTCCACCGGCACGCCCAGCAGCAGCGCGGCGACGGCGGCCACGGCCGCGCCCGCCAGCACCCACACCAGCGCGCGCGAGGGGACGGGAACGACGCGCGTCATCGAAGGCGCGCTCCCTTCATCGGCGGGCTCATAGCCTCGGCGCTTCGACGCTGTCGCGCGCGGCGCGCAGCAGGCCGTCGACGCTCGCGCCCTCGAGCTGCGCATCGGGCGAGATCATCACGCGGTGCCGCAGCGCCGGCAGCGCCTGGCGCGCGACGTCGTCGGGCGTGATGAAGTCGCGCCCGGCCATCAGCGCGGCGGCGCGCGCGGCGCGCACCAGCGCCATGGTGCCGCGCGGGCCGGCGCCCGAGGAGAGCCCCGGCCAGTCGCGCGTGGCGCGCGCGATGCGCACGGCATAGTCGATCACGCGCGCGTCGGCCGTCACCAGGCAGGCGAGCCGCTGCAGCTCGACCACCTGCGCCTCGTCCAGGCAGGGCGTGACCGCTTCGAGCGGGAACTGGTTGCCCGCGCGCTGCAGCGTGGTGAGCTGCACGATCGCGTTCTCTTCCGCATGGCTCGGAAAGCCGATGTCGATCTTCAGCAGGAAGCGGTCGAGCTGCGCCTCGGGCAGCGGGTAGGTGCCTTCGGTGTCGATCGGGTTCTGCGTGGCCATCACCATGAAGGGCCGCGGCAGCGGCAGCGCCCGGCCTTCGAGCGTGACCTGGTATTCCTGCATCACTTCGAGCAGCGCGCTCTGGGTCTTGGCCGGCGCGCGGTTGATCTCGTCGGCCAGCAGCAGGTTGGTGAAGACCGGCCCCTGGTGCACGCGCAGCGTGCCGATGCCGCCGTCGCCGCGCTGCGAGGGATCGAGCACCGAATGGCCCGTGATGTCCGAGGGCATGAGGTCGGGCGTGAACTGCACCCGCGCGTAGCGCAGCGTCATCGCCTGCGCGAGCGCACGGGCGAGCAGCGTCTTGCCGAGCCCCGGCACGCCTTCGATCAGCACGTGGCCGGAGGCGACCAGCGCCACCAGCGTCTGGTCGACCGCTTCGAGCTGGCCGACCACGGCCCGGCCGACTTCGGCGCGAAGCGCCTGCAGCCACTGGGAGGCGCGTGTCAGTTCTTCGGGGGAGATGGCTTGCATGGGTTCTCTCGGTTCAGGATGAGGAGGAAGAAGAAGGCGACGACGGTGCGCGGCCACCGGCCTCGAGCCGGCGGCGCGCGGTCTCGAGCAGTTCGAGGTCGACCGCCATCGCCTCGGGGCTGCGCGCGCGCGTGGCGAGCGCGCGCTCCAGCGCGGCCGCCTGCAGCCCCGTGGCCTGCGCGATCGCGGCTGCGCGTGCCCCGGCATTGCGCTGCGCGTGATGCCGCAGATGGCGCGCGGCCGCTTCGTTCAGCGCGCGCACCTGCGCGGCATGCAGCGCGCCGTTGCCGTGGACGTTCAGGAAGGCCGAGGTGCCGCGCACCTGCTCGGCCATCGAGCGCCGGTGCGTGCCGGCCGAGGGCGCCAGCGGCCCGAAGCGCACGGCCCCGCGCCAGAGCGCCGCCACCAGCGCGAGCAGGCCCGCGACGATCGCGACCCAGCCCTGGTGCCAGAGCCACTTCAGGAAGGGTTCGCGCGCTTCCTCGGTGACGAACCAGACCTCGCTGCCGGCGCGGGCCTGCAGCGCGGCCGCGGCGAACAGCGCGTTGTCGCCGCGCAGCAGGTTCCGGTTGTGGAGCACGCCCCAGGGCATGACCGTGACCGAGCCGCGGCCGACGCGCACGCGGATGGCCTCGATGCCCCGCGGCGCCTCCACCGCCCACAGCGGCAGTTCGTCCTCGTCCGCGGGCAGGTACTGCCGGGTGGTGTACGCGGCGCAGAGGCGGAACACGCGGCCGCCCGCAAAGCTCGCGGGCAGCGCATAGGGTTCGACGACCTCGTGGCAGTCGCCGTCCTTCTCGCGCTTGCCGCGCAGGGCCTGCGGCGTCTTCGGCGGCGCGGGGGTGTCGTCGGCTTCGTCGGCCTCGTCCTGCGGCGCCTCGTCATCCGCGTCGTCGCCCTTCCTGTTCTTCCTGCCGACGCGCGTCCAGTCGACCTCGGCCAGCGGCACCCAGCTGTCGAGCATGTCGTCGTCGAGCAGATGGGCGGGCATCACGAGGTGGCCGCCCTCCTCCTCGACCCAGGCGCGCAGGCGCCCGGCGCGCTCCGGGAACATGTCCCAGTGCCGCGACGCGAGCACCAGCCGTGCATCGGGCGGCGGCATCGCGTCCAGGCTCTGGCGCTTGACCACCTTCGCGCCCAGCTCGCGCAGCAGGCCCTGCACGCCGTACAGCAGATTGGTGCGCGCTTCGCCGCTCGCGGGCGTGGGCACCTCGGTATCGGCCCACTCGGTGGCCGACACCAGCCAGGCGCCGGCGAGCCCCAGCGCCAGCACCACCGCGATGCGGACCACCCAGGCGTTCACGCGGGCACCCCGTCTGCCGCGGGGGGAGCCTCGGCCGGCGCGCCGAGGTTCTGCGCGAACCCGGCGCACAGCGCCAGCACGTCGGCGGTGGCCGGCAGCCGGCCGCCGTAGGCCGCGAGCTGCCAGGCGCCGACCAGCCGCGCGAGAAAGGCCTGCGGCCCCGGCGCCAGGCGCGGCGCGGCGAGCGCCACGCATTCGTCCTCGGTGCTCGCGGCGCGCACCGGCACGCCGTGCAGGTGCACGATGCGCGACAGCGCGCCGCGGTACAGCAGCGACAGCGCCGCGCGATGCTGGCCGCGCTGCCAGAGCGTGGCGGCCGCATTGCCGATGTCGTCGGGCAGGGTTTCGGGCCGGATGTCCAGGCTGCCGACGTGGCTCGGCAGGGCTTCGCCGCGCGGCCTGCCGCCGGTGGCGCGCACCCGCATCCAGCGGTGGATGCGCACCACGATCCAGGCGAAGGCCAGCGCGGCCAGCCCCCAGATGAGCCAGCGCGCGCCTTCGGCGACGGTCTTCGCGAAGTCGCGCAGCCAGTCGAGGCTGCCGGCGTCGCTGTCGGCCTTCTTCTTGTCCTCGTCCTCGTCGCGCGGCTTGAAGCGCAGGCTCTTCTCGGTCCTGGTGCCGGGCATGTGCGGATCGGCACGAAGGCGCTCGGCCGCGGCGCGCACCTGCTCGCGCGTGGGCAGCGGATCGGGCGCGGCCGCGGCGGCCGCCGCTGCGCCGCATGCGCACAGCGCGGCGAGCACGACGGCGCCCAGGCGCCGCCGGAGGTCAGCGGAAGCCATGCCGGAACTCCTGCTCGATGTCCCAGGCCTCGAGCTCCACGCGCCGGTTCAGGTACATCGCGAAGCCGGCCGCCACGTAGAACGGCTCGAGCAGGCCGACCACCAGAGCGTACGCCGTGGCGACGAGCAGGCTCTCCACCGTGCCTTCGGACGCCAGCAGCCAGTTCATGACCTCGCGCGCATCGCCCTCGGGCGCGAACCAGACGAGCAGCGACATCACGCAGAGGTAGAGCGCCATTTCCACATGCGCGAACACCAGCTGCATGCAGCCGGCCGCGCCGCGCCGGCCGTGCAGCAGCTGCGCGCGGCGCTTGCGGCGTGCGCTGCCGCGCTGGCCTTCGAGCTGGTCGATCGCCTGCGTGAACGAGCGCCAGGGCGAGAAGCGGCGCCACAGCAGCGTGCGCAGCCACTGGCCGCCCCAGACCTGCCGCCGCCGCGCCCACAGGTCGCGCCAGCGCGTGCCTTCGCCGAACACCGCGCGCGACAGCACGAAAAGCAGGCTGCGGTCCAGCCACGGCTTGAGCCAGAAGATCACGAGCCCGGGCAGCCAGCCGGCGATCTCGACGGTGCAGAGCGCGAGCGCCACCACCACGGCATGCACCGGCAGGTAGGTGCCCCAGACCGAGCGCGCATGGCGGCGCACCAGCGTGGCGCCCAGGTCCGCCGCCTCGGCCATCGGCCGTGGACGCAGCACGATCGCGAGGCCGTCAACCTGCATGGCGCCCCCCGGCGGCGGGCCTTGCGGCGGCATCGGCCGCCGCGCGCGGCCGGCCCTGCCAGCCGAGGTAGGCCAGCACCAGCGCCCAGCAGGCGCCGCCAACGCCGTACTTCACGGCCGGCGTGATCCAGCGCGCGGAGGACCAGAAGGCCTCGACCGCCGCGGCCACCAGCAGCAGCCCGACCACGCCGTAGACCACCACCACCGCATGCCGCGCGGCCAGCCGCAGCGCCTCCAGCCGGGTGTGGCGTCCGGGCGCGAGCCAGGAATGGCCGAGCCGCAGGCCCGCGGCGCCGGCGAGCACGATGGCGGTGAGCTCGAAGGCCGAATGGGTGACGACGAAGGACAGGAAGTTGCGCGCATGCCCGGCGCCGATCAGGTAGCCGCCGACCGCGCCGATCTGCGTGCCGTTGAACACCAGCACGAAGGCGCTGCCGACGCCCGCGAAAAGCCCGGCCGCGAAGCAGCGGAAGCCGATGCCGATGTTGTGCATCACGTAGAAGCCGAACATCTGCCAGTCGTCGCCGGCGTCGCGCGTGCGGCCGAGGGCCTCGCTGCGGTCGCCGTACATGCCGTCGAACTGCTGCACCTCGCCGGCGTCGAGCAGGTGCAGGATGAAGCCCGGGTCGCGCCAGGCCGCCCAGCCGGCCGCGAGCAGCGGCACCAGGAACAGCAGCGCCGCCGCGAGCAGGTAGCCGCGGTGGGCGCGCACCGCCTGCGG
It encodes the following:
- a CDS encoding DUF4350 domain-containing protein: MNAWVVRIAVVLALGLAGAWLVSATEWADTEVPTPASGEARTNLLYGVQGLLRELGAKVVKRQSLDAMPPPDARLVLASRHWDMFPERAGRLRAWVEEEGGHLVMPAHLLDDDMLDSWVPLAEVDWTRVGRKNRKGDDADDEAPQDEADEADDTPAPPKTPQALRGKREKDGDCHEVVEPYALPASFAGGRVFRLCAAYTTRQYLPADEDELPLWAVEAPRGIEAIRVRVGRGSVTVMPWGVLHNRNLLRGDNALFAAAALQARAGSEVWFVTEEAREPFLKWLWHQGWVAIVAGLLALVAALWRGAVRFGPLAPSAGTHRRSMAEQVRGTSAFLNVHGNGALHAAQVRALNEAAARHLRHHAQRNAGARAAAIAQATGLQAAALERALATRARSPEAMAVDLELLETARRRLEAGGRAPSSPSSSSSS
- a CDS encoding DUF4129 domain-containing protein, with product MASADLRRRLGAVVLAALCACGAAAAAAAAPDPLPTREQVRAAAERLRADPHMPGTRTEKSLRFKPRDEDEDKKKADSDAGSLDWLRDFAKTVAEGARWLIWGLAALAFAWIVVRIHRWMRVRATGGRPRGEALPSHVGSLDIRPETLPDDIGNAAATLWQRGQHRAALSLLYRGALSRIVHLHGVPVRAASTEDECVALAAPRLAPGPQAFLARLVGAWQLAAYGGRLPATADVLALCAGFAQNLGAPAEAPPAADGVPA
- a CDS encoding stage II sporulation protein M yields the protein MTPLDFEAAYAPLWAELEAVVAAAETRRRFDGARLATLYRRVCEHLALAQARAYPIHLTQRLEGLTQSAHRLIYRRHDYGLARLGRLVLVDFPQAVRAHRGYLLAAALLFLVPLLAAGWAAWRDPGFILHLLDAGEVQQFDGMYGDRSEALGRTRDAGDDWQMFGFYVMHNIGIGFRCFAAGLFAGVGSAFVLVFNGTQIGAVGGYLIGAGHARNFLSFVVTHSAFELTAIVLAGAAGLRLGHSWLAPGRHTRLEALRLAARHAVVVVYGVVGLLLVAAAVEAFWSSARWITPAVKYGVGGACWALVLAYLGWQGRPRAAADAAARPAAGGRHAG